In the genome of Drosophila subpulchrella strain 33 F10 #4 breed RU33 chromosome 2L, RU_Dsub_v1.1 Primary Assembly, whole genome shotgun sequence, one region contains:
- the LOC119548206 gene encoding tetratricopeptide repeat protein 30 homolog, with translation MLHQGIILREGHVTRTIYNLIKDKRYEDVIECITNFGEAANTRAGLSTLGHCYYHAQKYEEAATCYEQLCQLAPKEAKYRFYYAQSLYQAGIFAEALRVLKQIGDQEDELREHCLQLQSAILYSSEDFAGAQSLLNQRAGGTADTLNDEGCLLFQADQHEAAVQRFQAALQVGGFNPLVAYNVALAHFQRKQRAQALDYTSEIVERGMRNHPELGIGAQVDIPDGGARSVGNPITMAISGITQALNLKAALEFQDGNEEAARDALLDLPPRAESELDPVTLHNMALTDVQGPVAGLRKLAFLLELGAPSCPKETFANILLICCKHELYETAADILAEHTDLTYKYLSQYLYELLDALITAQTSAELAEKKLGTLASSLAGKLRSLAAKVQEVRATNEQQALRDALKDYEQALELYLPVVMARAWISWRDDDFVGAEREFHSSAEFCSENSIWRLNAGHVLFMQGDKYNEAAAFYEPIVRQHSDDIMSVSAAVLANLCVSYIMTFQNEEAEELMRKVEKAEELKGNLGKQYHHLCIVNLVVGTLYCAKSNYEFGLSRIAHALEGGSGNRLYADTWLHVKRCVLGLLTGMAKQNIILPYVTVQEVLNFLRFCEAYGLFTPANIFSATEQVPEEPLTIGLEARKLRLLMIRLSEYDHF, from the exons ATGTTGCATCAGGGAATTATCCTGCGTGAAGGGCACGTAACCAGGACAATATACAATCTG ATCAAAGACAAACGCTACGAGGATGTGATCGAGTGCATAACCAACTTCGGTGAGGCGGCCAACACTAGGGCGGGGCTATCCACCCTGGGACACTGCTACTACCACGCCCAGAAGTACGAGGAGGCGGCCACCTGCTACGAGCAGCTCTGCCAGCTGGCGCCGAAGGAAGCCAAGTACAG ATTCTACTACGCCCAGTCGCTGTACCAGGCTGGCATCTTCGCTGAAGCTCTGCGGGTGCTTAAGCAAATCGGAGACCAGGAAGATGAGCTCCGGGAGCACTGCCTCCAGCTGCAGAGTGCGATCCTCTATTCCAGCGAGGACTTCGCCGGGGCACAGAGCCTACTAAACCAGCGGGCAGGGGGCACTGCGGATACCCTCAACGACGAGGGATGTCTTCTTTTCCAGGCGGATCAGCATGAGGCGGCGGTCCAGCGATTCCAGGCGGCCCTTCAAGTGGGCGGCTTCAACCCACTGGTGGCCTACAATGTGGCTCTGGCTCACTTTCAGAGGAAACAACGAGCCCAAGCTCTTGATTATACCTCTGAGATTGTGGAGAGGGGGATGCGAAACCATCCAGAGTTGGGAATCGGTGCCCAGGTGGACATTCCCGATGGCGGTGCCAGGAGCGTGGGCAACCCCATCACAATGGCCATTTCGGGCATTACCCAGGCACTCAATTTAAAGGCGGCCCTGGAGTTTCAAGACGGCAATGAGGAGGCGGCCAGGGACGCCCTCTTGGACCTTCCCCCTCGAGCCGAAAGCGAACTAGATCCGGTCACGCTGCACAACATGGCCTTAACCGATGTCCAGGGTCCCGTTGCGGGTCTGAGGAAGCTGGCGTTTCTTCTGGAGCTGGGTGCCCCCTCCTGTCCCAAGGAGACCTTCGCCAACATCCTGCTGATCTGCTGCAAGCACGAGCTGTACGAGACTGCTGCGGATATCCTGGCAGAGCACACGGACCTCACCTACAAGTACCTCTCGCAGTATCTTTATGAGCTTCTGGATGCCCTAATAACCGCACAAACTAGTGCCGAGTTGGCCGAGAAGAAACTTGGAACTCTGGCCTCCAGTCTGGCCGGTAAGTTACGCAGCTTGGCAGCCAAAGTTCAGGAGGTCAGGGCCACCAATGAGCAACAGGCCCTGAGGGATGCCCTCAAGGACTACGAACAAGCACTGGAACT TTATCTGCCTGTGGTAATGGCCAGAGCCTGGATTTCCTGGCGCGATGACGACTTCGTGGGAGCAGAAAGGGAATTCCATTCCAGTGCGGAGTTCTGTTCAGAGAACTCCATTTGGCGACTGAACGCAGGACATGTGCTCTTCATGCAGGGCGATAAATACAACGAGGCTGCTGCCTTTTATGAACCCATCGTGCGGCAGCACTCAGATGAT ATCATGTCCGTTTCGGCAGCAGTGCTGGCCAACTTGTGCGTCTCCTACATCATGACATTCCAGAACGAGGAGGCCGAGGAGCTGATGCGCAAGGTGGAAAAGGCCGAGGAGCTGAAGGGCAACCTGGGCAAGCAATACCACCACCTGTGCATTGTGAATCTGGTGGTGGGCACTCTGTACTGCGCCAAGTCCAACTACGAGTTCGGCCTCTCCCGCATCGCTCACGCCCTGGAGGGTGGGTCTGGGAACCGCCTGTATGCCGACACCTGGCTGCACGTGAAGCGATGTGTCCTGGGGCTCCTAACCGGCATGGCCAAGCAGAACATCATCCTGCCCTATGTCACCGTGCAGGAGGTGCTCAACTTTCTGCGCTTTTGCGAGGCCTACGGGCTCTTTACGCCGGCCAACATTTTTTCAGCCACCGAACaggtgccggaggaaccactAACCATTGGTCTGGAGGCCAGGAAGTTGCGGCTTCTGATGATTAGGCTGAGCGAATATGATCATTTTTAG